A single genomic interval of Gossypium raimondii isolate GPD5lz chromosome 11, ASM2569854v1, whole genome shotgun sequence harbors:
- the LOC105803785 gene encoding auxilin-like protein 1 yields the protein MENPSHSRKPNRDFAQATLTKRTTSCNAATNFSSKTMYDDVFGGPLSFGTCSGPALSPRPEDYTEIFSGFHASRGASIPVLDLPPVDDGVEVMFDVRDPRFDYGDVFGGFDGLEFVASYEELMRSANGGDDSHDLDGDSSEEAWMQAETESLSGGSDRSGKYQYVSDGGCYEPVDSSMGFNISYHKANLRSNGGMSNGDRQVAWLHADPESACIIETPLQKADNKNPPLHVTDDIDFAITGGITKKKQLRRIASHPSSRTTGEQIFTNNLTQRECGRNGTCSKEMFVTISDINLRTVPLHVPPPSRPPPPVNVKSGGCQYDPSGGRLGDSSPPFLDVEVDVSSAAVSSASAVKEAMDKAQVKLKNAKEVLDRKRDGIKSSTKLGSKSDGKVKKERVGKAVDGSRDIKDERAEGICGKEDSGMKIPVREESQKALKSQVLESLEGKKLCNVPKRFAVEVHGKDSLSTQEFNGTDEWQEATQSSEFFRTDKSRMGFKQTNNEEVLVQCTKSHELRHKAKKASIRELEHQLKSGMKVEAVREDHELEKAEKDMKTAKESHGRGEFPAITKPAKEACRHKEQEKKVKAAQNVTELEENGQFITARNPLENCEQSTRADELGKCEKGVYAQQKDNELEVGLAVEQKENGRQEKETGKSNENLKRVHKRQEREDEKKSWTESFGQERTETKHKEVLVKTEPEKRLREGVDQEEKEKKLKETCEREEKEKKEKEVCELDESEIWRMALEQLENEKRLKQAHLQEENESGMRNALEEEDTVNKQREASKKDETNKRAKKVTEQGKDERQLKEETVNRLKEAYEKEAVDKGLKAACENENIEKMLEEAIKQKDYSKQAKEVPDTEDRLKQKVVEQEEIEELKGESYVYQQIERDESGKKQKIAQGTLQHVEGEHHGAFDVLNKLDYSKKHQENQLLRNNDDQNCDELEETEEFILLENGKMETVFRCSEKNPEARGKGDVDGKFKASGMSPSDLEFEVNQFRKDDISILCPEDESVKKAGEARIGIGQRNAKNINNAPGRDSESDKQGLKFAYEWRERARNIKEAQVPSHLEEDKDEYVSAQAVKESFETGRKSEAAKASVIAKGSIHGTFHQVKISQSIESKDKNIDDSLTPEEEVERLKRERALENERLRTIEEREREREREKDRMAIDRTVLEAHEKAERAALERATAEARQRAMAEAHDRLEKACAEAREKSSMEARLRAERVAVERATAEARERAVEKAMAERAAFEARERVERSMSHKFSTSRNSGMRTSSSSSDLQDQQFQSANTFGGLQVPYASAYSGVEGEPAQRCKARMERYQRTAERAAKALEEKSMRDLLAQREQAERNRLAEILDADVKRWSSGKEGNLRALLSTLQYILGPDSGWHPIPLTEVITSAAVKKAYRKATLCVHPDKLQQRGASIQQKYICEKVFDLLKEAWNKFNSEER from the exons atggaaaatcccTCGCATTCTCGGAAACCAAACAGGGATTTTGCTCAAGCTACACTCACCAAACGAACAACTTCTTGCAATGCGGCCACCAACTTCTCCAGCAAAACCATGTACGACGACGTTTTTGGTGGTCCGCTGAGTTTCGGTACATGTAGTGGCCCGGCTTTGTCGCCGAGGCCCGAGGACTATACCGAAATTTTCAGCGGATTCCACGCGTCTCGTGGCGCGTCGATTCCGGTATTGGATCTTCCGCCGGTAGACGACGGTGTCGAGGTGATGTTTGATGTACGGGACCCCAGGTTTGACTACGGCGACGTTTTCGGTGGATTTGACGGCTTGGAATTCGTTGCTTCGTACGAGGAGCTGATGAGATCAGCCAATGGTGGTGACGATAGTCATGATCTGGATGGTGATTCATCAGAAGAAGCTTG GATGCAGGCAGAAACTGAGTCTCTTTCAGGAGGATCAGATCGTTCTGGAAAATATCAGTACGTCTCCGATGGAGGTTGTTACGAGCCAGTTGATAGCAGTATGGGATtcaatatatcatatcataaggCTAATCTTAGAAGCAACGGGGGCATGTCAAATGGGGATAGGCAGGTTGCTTGGCTGCATGCTGATCCTGAATCTGCTTGTATAATTGAAACTCCCTTGCAAAAGGCAGACAATAAGAATCCACCATTGCATGTGACTGATGACATTGATTTTGCGATCACTGGGggaattacaaagaaaaaacaGCTTAGAAGAATTGCGTCCCATCCTTCTAGCCGGACTACTGGTGAACAAATATTTACAAACAATTTGACCCAAAGAGAATGCGGAAGAAATGGCACTTGTTCTAAAGAGATGTTTGTAACAATTTCAGATATCAACCTAAGAACTGTGCCGTTACATGTGCCACCTCCCTCTAGACCTCCGCCACCTGTCAATGTCAAAAGTGGTGGCTGTCAATATGATCCTTCTGGAGGGAGATTGGGTGATAGCTCACCTCCTTTCTTAGATGTTGAGGTAGATGTGAGCTCAGCTGCTGTGTCCTCTGCCTCTGCTGTGAAAGAAGCTATGGACAAAGCTCAAGTAAAGCTGAAGAACGCGAAAGAAGTACTGGATAGGAAGAGGGATGGCATCAAAAGCTCTACAAAACTAGGCTCAAAATCTGATGGAAAAGTTAAGAAGGAAAGGGTCGGTAAGGCTGTTGATGGGTCCAGAGATATAAAAGATGAGAGAGCAGAGGGCATTTGCGGAAAAGAAGACAGTGGCATGAAAATACCTGTTAGAGAGGAAAGTCAAAAAGCTCTGAAAAGCCAGGTACTTGAGTCACTAGAAGGCAAAAAACTCTGTAATGTGCCCAAAAGATTTGCAGTTGAGGTGCACGGGAAGGATTCCCTATCAACTCAAGAGTTTAATGGAACTGATGAATGGCAGGAAGCAACTCAATCTTCTGAATTTTTTAGAACTGATAAGTCAAGAATGGGTTTCAAGCAGACAAACAATGAGGAGGTTTTGGTCCAGTGTACGAAATCTCATGAGCTTCGGCATAAAGCCAAAAAGGCGAGCATCAGAGAATTGGAGCATCAACTAAAAAGTGGTATGAAAGTAGAAGCTGTCAGGGAAGACCATGAACTAGAGAAAGCTGAGAAAGATATGAAAACAGCTAAAGAAAGTCATGGAAGAGGGGAGTTCCCTGCAATAACGAAACCAGCTAAAGAGGCTTGCAGGCATAAAGAGCAGGAGAAAAAAGTAAAAGCAGCTCAAAATGTCACTGAACTAGAGGAGAATGGGCAATTTATAACAGCGCGGAATCCTTTGGAAAATTGTGAGCAATCAACTAGAGCTGATGAATTAGGAAAATGTGAGAAAGGGGTATATGCTCAACAAAAAGACAATGAACTTGAAGTTGGGCTGGCCGTGGAACAGAAAGAGAATGGACGGCAGGAGAAAGAAACTGGTAAAAGTAATGAAAATCTGAAAAGAGTCCACAAGCGTCAAGAAAGGGAAGATGAGAAGAAAAGCTGGACGGAGAGTTTTGGGCAAGAAAGAACCGAGACAAAGCACAAAGAGGTTCTTGTAAAAACAGAGCCTGAGAAGAGGTTGAGAGAGGGTGTTGACcaggaagaaaaagagaagaaattgaaGGAAACTTGTGAACGagaagaaaaggagaagaaagagaAGGAGGTGTGTGAGCTAGATGAAAGTGAGATATGGAGAATGGCTCTTGAACAGCTAGAGAATGAGAAAAGACTAAAACAAGCACATTTGCAGGAAGAAAATGAGAGTGGAATGAGAAATGCTCTTGAAGAGGAAGATACAGTGAATAAACAAAGAGAGGCCAGTAAGAAAGATGAAACTAACAAAAGAGCAAAGAAGGTTACTGAGCAAGGAAAGGATGAGAGACAACTAAAGGAGGAAACAGTGAATAGACTAAAAGAGGCTTATGAAAAAGAAGCAGTTGACAAAGGGCTCAAAGCAGCTTGTGAAAACGAAAACATTGAGAAAATGCTAGAGGAGGCAATCAAGCAAAAAGATTACAGCAAACAAGCGAAAGAGGTCCCAGATACAGAAGATCGACTGAAACAAAAAGTAGTTGAGCAGGAAGAAATTGAAGAATTGAAGGGAGAAAGCTATGTGTACCAGCAAATTGAAAGAGATGAAAGCGGGAAGAAACAGAAAATTGCTCAAGGAACTCTTCAGCATGTGGAGGGAGAGCATCATGGGGCATTTGATGTGCTAAATAAACTGGATTATAGCAAGAAACATCAGGAAAATCAATTGCTTAGAAATAATGATGATCAAAACTGTGATGAGCTGGAAGAAACTGAAGAGTTCATTCTTTTAGAAAATGGAAAGATGGAGACTGTATTTAGATGCAGTGAAAAGAATCCAGAAGCAAGGGGGAAAGGGGATGTTGATGGGAAGTTCAAAGCATCAGGAATGTCACCTTCTGACTTGGAATTTGAAGTTAACCAGTTTAGAAAGGATGATATCTCCATCCTGTGTCCTGAAGATGAGAGCGTGAAGAAAGCTGGTGAAGCTAGAATTGGCATAGGACAAAGAAACGCTAAGAATATTAACAATGCCCCTGGAAGAGACTCTGAAAGTGACAAGCAGGGGTTGAAATTTGCTTATGAATGGAGGGAGAGAGCAAGGAATATCAAGGAGGCCCAGGTTCCCTCACATCTAGAAGAAGACAAGGATGAGTATGTATCAGCTCAAGCGGTGAAAGAGTCTTTTGAAACTGGAAGGAAATCAGAAGCTGCTAAGGCATCTGTGATAGCTAAAGGAAGCATTCACGGAACCTTTCATCAAGTTAAGATAAGCCAGAGCATAGAAAGTAAAGACAAGAATATTGACGACAGCCTTACACCTGAAGAGGAGGTTGAAAGGCTGAAAAGAGAAAGAGCACTGGAAAATGAACGTCTTAGAACAATAGAAGAAAGAGAGAGGGAGagggaaagggaaaaagatAGGATGGCTATTGACAGAACGGTTCTTGAAGCTCATGAGAAGGCAGAAAGGGCTGCTCTAGAAAGAGCAACTGCAGAAGCTCGTCAAAGAGCAATGGCAGAGGCACATGACAGATTAGAGAAGGCATGTGCAGAAGCTAGGGAGAAGTCTTCTATGGAGGCCAGACTCAGAGCAGAACGTGTTGCTGTGGAGAGGGCAACTGCAGAGGCTCGAGAGCGTGCTGTGGAAAAAGCGATGGCTGAAAGGGCTGCTTTTGAGGCAAGAGAGCGAGTAGAACGGTCTATGTCACATAAGTTTTCCACTTCTAGAAACAGTGGAATGAGAACAAGCTCTTCATCCTCT GATCTACAAGATCAGCAATTTCAGAGCGCCAACACTTTTGGTGGTTTACAAGTCCCTTATGCCTCTGCATATAGtg GGGTTGAAGGAGAACCAGCTCAGAGGTGTAAAGCTAGAATGGAGAGATATCAACGAACGGCTGAGCGTGCG GCAAAAGCTCTTGAAGAAAAGAGTATGCGTGATCTTCTTGCTCAAAGAGAGCAAGCAGAAAGAAAT CGATTAGCAGAAATTCTGGATGCTGATGTCAAGAGGTGGTCTAGTGGGAAAGAAGGGAACCTGCGTGCCTTGCTTTCAACTTtacaatat ATCCTTGGCCCTGACAGTGGTTGGCATCCTATTCCGCTAACTGAAGTCATAACTTCAGCTGCTGTAAAGAAAGCTTACAGGAAAGCCACTCTTTGCGTTCATCCCGACAAATTACAGCAACGGGGTGCAAGTATTCAGCAGAAGTACATTTGTGAAAAAGTCTTCGATCTTCTAAAG GAAGCTTGGAACAAATTCAACTCAGAAGAGCGGTAG
- the LOC105801045 gene encoding uncharacterized protein LOC105801045, with amino-acid sequence MAMLRAFSTRRSRLGYERLLEVDEDVTSTGQFEAQLKRARSVPARVFGLSRKFTSEILALPENHRVESSSSTNKKVTSKSKSIIHPLFSLFDVRRKKKPTAKPEFGRYIEYLKEGGMWDMNANMPVMYYK; translated from the coding sequence ATGGCCATGCTTAGAGCTTTCAGCACAAGAAGAAGCCGTCTTGGCTATGAACGGTTACTTGAAGTTGATGAGGATGTTACGAGCACCGGCCAGTTCGAAGCACAGTTGAAGAGGGCTCGAAGCGTGCCTGCCAGAGTTTTTGGTTTATCAAGAAAGTTTACTTCTGAAATATTGGCCTTGCCAGAGAATCATCGAGTGGAATCCTCTTCATCGACTAACAAAAAGGTTACTTCCAAGTCCAAGAGTATTATTCACCCACTTTTCAGCCTCTTCGATGTTCGTCGTAAGAAGAAACCAACAGCAAAACCAGAATTTGGTAGGTATATAGAGTATCTGAAGGAAGGAGGGATGTGGGACATGAATGCTAATATGCCTGTCATGTACTACAAATGA
- the LOC105803783 gene encoding putative pentatricopeptide repeat-containing protein At3g47840 — translation MVSTIRAHNLRKLCTVPNIAFIGNKDILVSQTTSINSFRKQHVPNAINMLELNSLLKNLVKTGDLHEARQMFDVMPQRDEVSWTIIISGYVRAMKSSEALLLFSKMWVSPGLSTDPFCLSIALKACALEFNLNYGELLHGYLVKSGFINSVFAGSALLDMYAKFGKIELGIKVFDEMPIKSVVSWTAIITGLVHGGYYKKGLVYLSEMRKSGVEYDSYTLAIVLKACACLGALNFGREIHTHTVKRGFNDTSYVANSLSTMYNKCGKLDYGLRLFDKMNTRDVVSWTSIITTYVQMREDVNAIEAFTRMQEAGVSPNEFTFAAVIASCSGLVRISWGEQLHAHVLRIGLADTLSVANSLMTMYSKCGQISSAAMVFHGMSRRDTISWSTIIAVYSQGGYGEEAFEHLSWMRKEGPKPTQFAFASVLSVCGNMAILEQGRQLHAHVLSIGLEQEEMIQSALVNMYSKCGCIKDAEKVFNEAENYNIVTWTAMINGYADHGYIHETINLFKMLSKVGLKPDSVTFIGLLTACSHAGLADLGFHYFNLMSSEYQIRPSKEHYGCMIDLLCRAGRLTEAEEMIKSMPFHRDDVVWSTLLRACRVQGNVDCGERAAEKLLEMDPNCAGTHITLANIYSAKGKWREAADVRKMMRTKGVMKEPGWSWIKVKDRVSAFVAGERSYPEGEEIYGMLDLLASRVDISVQELGSLLDLED, via the coding sequence ATGGTATCAACGATCAGAGCTCACAATCTCAGAAAACTATGTACAGTTCCAAACATTGCTTTCATTGGAAACAAAGACATCCTTGTTTCACAAACAACCTCAATCAACTCCTTTCGCAAACAACATGTTCCCAACGCTATAAACATGCTCGAACTCAACtctcttttaaaaaatctaGTCAAAACGGGTGATCTCCACGAAGCTCGTCAAATGTTCGACGTAATGCCTCAAAGAGACGAAGTTTCATGGACAATCATAATTTCTGGTTACGTCAGGGCCATGAAATCAAGTGAAGCATTACTTTTGTTCTCCAAAATGTGGGTCTCACCCGGGCTTTCCACGGACCCCTTCTGTCTTAGCATTGCACTCAAAGCTTGTGCACtggaatttaatttgaattatggagAATTGCTTCATGGCTATTTAGTTAAATCTGGTTTTATTAACTCAGTTTTCGCGGGGAGTGCCCTTTTAGATATGTACGCAAAATTTGGCAAAATTGAGCTGGGGATCAAAGTGTTTGATGAGATGCCTATAAAAAGCGTGGTTTCATGGACCGCTATCATTACAGGGCTTGTTCATGGTGGGTATTATAAGAAGGGTTTGGTTTACTTATCTGAAATGAGAAAATCTGGAGTGGAATATGATTCTTATACATTAGCTATTGTGTTGAAGGCTTGTGCTTGTTTAGGTGCTTTGAATTTTGGTAGGGAGATTCATACTCATACTGTAAAGAGAGGTTTTAATGATACTTCATATGTGGCTAATTCTCTTTCTACTATGTATAACAAATGTGGCAAATTAGATTATGGTTTGCGTTTGTTTGACAAAATGAATACACGGGATGTGGTTTCATGGACATCTATTATAACGACTTATGTTCAGATGAGAGAAGATGTGAATGCCATTGAGGCGTTTACAAGGATGCAAGAAGCAGGTGTGAGTCCAAATGAGTTTACTTTCGCTGCTGTTATTGCCAGTTGTTCTGGTCTTGTGAGAATTAGTTGGGGTGAGCAATTACATGCCCATGTTTTGCGTATCGGTCTTGCAGATACTTTATCAGTCGCTAACTCCCTCATGACCATGTATTCGAAATGTGGACAGATATCTTCTGCTGCAATGGTGTTCCATGGAATGTCAAGAAGGGATACCATTTCCTGGAGCACTATAATTGCAGTGTATTCTCAAGGAGGCTATGGGGAAGAAGCTTTTGAGCATTTGTCGTGGATGAGAAAGGAAGGGCCAAAGCCGACACAATTCGCTTTTGCTAGTGTGCTGAGTGTCTGCGGAAATATGGCGATTCTGGAGCAAGGGAGGCAGCTTCATGCTCACGTTCTTTCCATTGGGTTAGAACAAGAGGAAATGATACAGAGTGCTTTAGTTAATATGTACTCAAAATGTGGGTGTATTAAAGATGCTGAAAAAGTCTTCAACGAGGCTGAGAATTATAATATTGTCACATGGACAGCCATGATTAATGGATACGCTGATCATGGATATATACATGAAACTATTAATTTGTTCAAGATGCTTTCCAAGGTTGGTTTGAAACCAGACTCGGTGACCTTCATTGGTCTCCTTACTGCTTGTAGTCATGCAGGACTAGCTGATCTTGGTTTCCACTACTTCAATTTAATGAGTAGTGAGTACCAAATAAGACCTTCAAAAGAACATTATGGCTGTATGATCGATCTACTCTGCCGAGCTGGGCGACTAACTGAAGCAGAGGAAATGATTAAAAGCATGCCATTTCATAGAGATGATGTTGTTTGGTCAACACTTCTTAGAGCATGTAGAGTCCAAGGCAATGTTGATTGTGGAGAACGTGCTGCAGAGAAGCTTCTTGAAATGGATCCGAATTGTGCAGGGACTCATATCACCCTTGCTAATATTTATTCCGCCAAAGGAAAATGGAGAGAAGCAGCAGATGTTAGGAAGATGATGAGGACAAAAGGGGTCATGAAGGAGCCGGGATGGTCCTGGATTAAGGTTAAGGATCGGGTTTCTGCATTTGTTGCTGGTGAACGATCTTACCCTGAGGGTGAAGAAATATATGGCATGTTGGATTTACTAGCTTCTAGAGTGGATATTTCTGTCCAGGAGTTAGGTTCTCTTCTAGATCTAGAGGACTAG
- the LOC105803784 gene encoding mannan endo-1,4-beta-mannosidase 7, with translation MKLHLALGFLLAVLFNQNLLTVHVEAGDDFVRTRRVHFFLNGNPYFANGFNAYWLMYVASDPSQRPKVSTAFREAAAHGLTVARTWAFSDGGYRPLQYAPGSYNEQMFKGLDFVIAEARKYRIKLILSLANNYESFGGKKQYVNWARSQGQYLTSDDDFFRNPVVKGYYKNHVKTVLNRYNSFTGMHYKDDPTIMAWELMNEPRCTSDPSGRTIQAWIMEMASHVKSIDRNHLLEAGLEGFYGQSTPQKKRLNPSLDIGTDFIANNQIPGIDFATVHSYPDQWLSSSSEQYQLSFLNNWLDAHIRDARIILRKPILLAEFGKSWKDPGFNIYQRDQLFNIVYNKIYWSAKTGGPASGGLFWQLLAGGMESFRDGYEIILSERSSTANVIAQQSHKLDQIRKIFTRRRNVQRWKRARAKRRGGWHGRNRGGHIGN, from the exons ATGAAACTACATTTGGCTTTGGGTTTTCTTCTTGCTGTTTTGTTCAACCAGAACCTTCTTACTGTCCATGTTGAAGCAGGGGATGATTTTGTAAGAACCCGAAGGGTTCATTTCTTTTTGAACGGCAACCCTTACTTTGCAAACGGTTTCAATGCCTACTGGTTGATGTATGTGGCCTCTGATCCTTCTCAGAGGCCCAAAGTCTCAACTGCATTTCGTGAAGCAGCAGCTCATGGTCTCACTGTGGCTAGAACTTGGGCTTTCAGTGATGGTGGTTATAGACCATTACAGTATGCCCCAGGTTCCTACAATGAACAGATGTTTAAG GGATTGGATTTTGTGATAGCTGAGGCAAGAAAGTACAGAATCAAGCTCATCCTCAGCTTAGCTAATAACTATGAAAGCTTTGGAGGAAAGAAACAATATGTAAACTGGGCAAGAAGCCAAGGCCAGTACCTTACTTCTGATGATGATTTCTTCAGAAACCCTGTTGTTAAGGGCTACTATAAGAATCATGTAAAG ACTGTTCTCAACAGATATAATAGCTTTACTGGAATGCACTACAAAGATGACCCAACAATAATGGCCTGGGAGCTGATGAATGAGCCTAGATGTACATCAGATCCTTCTGGAAGAACTATTCAG GCCTGGATAATGGAAATGGCTTCTCATGTTAAATCCATAGACAGAAACCACTTGCTGGAAGCTGGTTTAGAAGGATTTTATGGACAATCAACTCCTCAGAAGAAGAGGCTCAATCCTAGCTTGGATATTGGAACAGATTTCATTGCAAATAATCAGATTCCTGGCATTGATTTTGCCACAGTCCACTCATACCCTGACCAATG GTTATCCAGTTCAAGTGAACAATATCAGCTCTCTTTCTTGAACAACTGGCTCGATGCACACATCCGAGACGCGAGAATCATCCTCCGTAAGCCGATACTCCTTGCCGAATTCGGGAAATCGTGGAAAGACCCTGGTTTCAACATTTACCAGAGGGACCAACTGTTCAACATCGTCTACAACAAAATATACTGGTCGGCTAAAACAGGAGGACCGGCATCTGGTGGGCTGTTTTGGCAACTTCTAGCCGGAGGAATGGAGTCTTTCAGGGATGGATATGAGATAATATTGAGTGAGAGGTCGTCAACAGCTAATGTGATTGCCCAACAATCTCACAAGCTGGACCAAATCCGTAAGATATTTACTCGAAGGAGAAATGTGCAGCGATGGAAGAGGGCAAGGGCCAAGAGAAGGGGTGGATGGCATGGTAGAAACAGGGGCGGGCACATTggaaactga